A DNA window from Aminipila luticellarii contains the following coding sequences:
- a CDS encoding FadR/GntR family transcriptional regulator produces MENREYRKVIEYVKNEIKRGHIHLEDKLPAERVMAEELDMSRGSVREALRTMENMGMLESRQGSGNYLTGNLNKAFQESISMMFLLKQVSYSEVNTLRRAVETEAYTLAIKNISDNQIKQLKEVLESMQTVEIDELILRDKEFHYQMIRASENHLIISIMDALEEIYAASVEHMLRSVSEQTKNKLVLCHEKMLDCMIRKDEDGGRKAVNEHYDLLESCYHRKK; encoded by the coding sequence GTGGAAAACAGGGAATATAGAAAAGTCATCGAGTATGTCAAAAATGAAATAAAGCGAGGGCACATCCATCTGGAGGATAAGCTTCCCGCAGAGCGGGTCATGGCGGAAGAACTGGACATGAGCAGAGGTTCTGTTCGGGAAGCCCTGCGAACCATGGAGAACATGGGTATGCTGGAAAGCAGGCAAGGGTCGGGAAATTACCTGACAGGAAATTTGAATAAGGCTTTTCAAGAATCCATCAGCATGATGTTTTTATTAAAACAGGTGAGCTACAGCGAGGTCAATACCCTGAGAAGAGCAGTGGAGACGGAAGCTTATACATTAGCCATAAAAAATATTTCAGATAACCAGATAAAACAGCTGAAAGAGGTACTTGAATCCATGCAGACGGTTGAAATAGACGAGCTGATTCTAAGGGATAAAGAATTTCATTATCAGATGATCCGTGCTTCGGAAAATCATTTGATTATAAGCATTATGGACGCATTAGAGGAAATTTATGCCGCTTCGGTGGAGCATATGCTGCGATCCGTATCGGAGCAGACAAAAAACAAGCTTGTCCTATGCCATGAAAAAATGTTGGACTGCATGATAAGAAAAGATGAGGATGGCGGTAGGAAAGCCGTGAATGAACATTATGATCTGCTTGAGTCTTGTTATCACAGAAAGAAATAA
- a CDS encoding cytidylate kinase-like family protein — translation MIITIGREYGSGGHDIGEMLAEKLGIVLYDKEDLAERSKILGYYEEEKTFYEEQPANSLLYAISKGEENGKMSAKPFKHIKEITENQACVIIGRCANVIFREEVEHISVFVHADLFKRAERIADTNHISKKEAELLIRQTDKRRAEFHHQYTGEDWGDSRGYQLSVDSGRIGIEGAVQVICDYMEAKRRWENGGKQGI, via the coding sequence ATGATTATTACCATAGGAAGAGAATATGGAAGCGGCGGACACGATATTGGGGAGATGCTTGCCGAAAAGCTCGGCATAGTTTTGTATGATAAGGAAGATCTGGCTGAAAGATCAAAAATACTGGGCTACTATGAGGAGGAAAAAACCTTCTATGAGGAACAACCTGCGAACAGTCTCCTTTATGCCATATCCAAGGGGGAGGAAAATGGAAAAATGAGCGCTAAACCGTTTAAACATATAAAGGAGATCACGGAGAATCAAGCCTGCGTCATTATAGGAAGGTGCGCGAATGTTATTTTCAGAGAAGAGGTGGAGCATATCAGTGTTTTTGTGCATGCAGATCTTTTCAAAAGAGCAGAAAGGATTGCCGATACGAATCATATCAGCAAAAAAGAGGCTGAATTATTAATTCGCCAAACCGATAAAAGAAGGGCAGAGTTTCATCATCAATACACCGGCGAGGATTGGGGCGATTCCAGAGGATACCAATTATCAGTAGATAGTGGCAGGATAGGCATAGAAGGAGCCGTACAAGTAATCTGTGACTATATGGAAGCTAAGAGGCGGTGGGAGAACGGTGGAAAACAGGGAATATAG
- a CDS encoding LrgB family protein, producing MSSFLEGSTFFGVTVSLIGYQLGVLLKRRFKNPVFNPLLISILFVILMLLLCRVRYEDYNEGAKYISFLLTPATVCLALPLYQQMELLKSHIAAILAGSVAGVLTALGSVFILAKIFGLNHQEYVTLLPKSITTAIGMGISEELGGIVTITVAVIIITGILGNVIGEGVCKLFRIKQPIAKGLALGTAAHAIGTARAMEMGEVEGAISSLAIAVSGLLTVIGASIFAYFI from the coding sequence ATGAGCAGTTTTTTAGAAGGTTCGACGTTTTTTGGAGTCACCGTCAGTTTGATAGGCTATCAACTGGGCGTTCTTTTAAAACGAAGGTTTAAAAATCCTGTTTTTAATCCGCTGTTAATCAGCATACTATTTGTAATACTCATGCTCCTTCTATGCCGTGTTCGATATGAGGACTACAATGAGGGCGCTAAATATATAAGCTTTTTACTGACGCCGGCTACGGTATGTCTGGCTTTGCCTTTGTATCAGCAGATGGAATTGTTGAAAAGCCACATAGCGGCTATTTTGGCCGGGAGTGTAGCCGGTGTACTCACTGCGTTGGGCAGTGTTTTTATTCTGGCAAAAATATTTGGACTCAATCACCAGGAATATGTCACCCTGCTTCCCAAGTCCATAACGACTGCTATTGGAATGGGCATTTCGGAAGAACTTGGCGGCATCGTAACCATTACGGTAGCCGTTATAATTATCACAGGAATATTGGGTAATGTCATAGGAGAAGGGGTCTGTAAGCTTTTCAGGATTAAGCAGCCTATAGCAAAAGGCTTGGCACTTGGAACGGCAGCTCACGCCATAGGAACGGCAAGAGCTATGGAAATGGGTGAAGTAGAAGGTGCTATCAGCAGTCTGGCCATAGCGGTATCGGGACTTTTGACCGTAATTGGTGCATCAATATTTGCATACTTTATATAG
- a CDS encoding CidA/LrgA family protein, producing MKYLRQFGIILLITFLGEILKTIIPLTIPASIYGLVLMLIALQTKAIHLDSVEDAGVFLIEIMPVMFIPAAVGLMDSWAVLKPIWIPVIVITVVTTILVMAVTGRVTQFVINLEKRRGAK from the coding sequence ATGAAATATTTAAGACAATTTGGAATCATTTTATTGATTACCTTTTTAGGAGAAATTTTAAAAACAATTATTCCACTCACTATTCCCGCCAGCATATACGGTCTGGTGCTGATGCTTATAGCCCTCCAGACTAAAGCGATCCATTTGGACAGCGTGGAGGACGCAGGCGTATTTCTTATAGAAATCATGCCGGTGATGTTCATTCCTGCGGCGGTAGGCCTGATGGATTCATGGGCGGTGTTAAAGCCTATCTGGATTCCGGTAATCGTGATAACCGTGGTGACCACCATCCTGGTCATGGCAGTAACGGGTAGAGTCACCCAATTTGTAATAAACTTGGAAAAGAGGAGGGGAGCAAAATGA
- the scfB gene encoding thioether cross-link-forming SCIFF peptide maturase — protein sequence MVHTYKSNGYNIVLDANSGAVHCVDDVAYDIIEMLEEGINRNNITVNILKKYSHLPEVTKEEITEIFDDIEELKRQGKLFSEDIYAKMSSEFKKRQSVVKAICLHVAHDCNLACKYCFAEEGEYQQGHRGLMSYEVGKKALDFLIENSGTRKNLEVDFFGGEPLMNWDVVKKLVAYGREQEKLYNKNFRFTLTTNGILLDDEVMEFANREMGNVVLSLDGRKEVNDKLRVSRNGKGSYDTILPKFLKMAEERNQQNYYIRGTYTHYNTDFANDILHMADLGFKELSMEPVVASPEADYALTEEDLPKLLAEYDRLACEMIKRKKEGKDFHFYHYTIDLAGGPCIVKRISGCGVGTEYLAVTPEGDLYPCHQFVGDEHFLLGNVFEGIKNADVCDEFKACNIYSHEECKNCFARMYCSGGCAANAYHTTGSISGVYDFGCELHKKRIECAIMIQVAERFGQN from the coding sequence ATGGTACATACTTATAAAAGCAACGGTTATAACATTGTTTTAGATGCGAACAGCGGAGCTGTTCACTGCGTGGATGATGTGGCATACGACATCATTGAGATGCTGGAAGAGGGTATTAACAGAAACAATATTACGGTTAATATATTGAAAAAGTACAGCCACCTCCCCGAAGTAACCAAAGAAGAAATAACGGAGATCTTTGATGATATAGAAGAATTGAAAAGGCAGGGAAAACTGTTTTCAGAAGATATTTATGCCAAGATGTCCTCCGAGTTTAAAAAGCGTCAGTCCGTAGTGAAGGCGATCTGCCTGCACGTGGCTCATGACTGCAATCTGGCCTGCAAATACTGCTTTGCGGAAGAAGGGGAATACCAGCAGGGGCACAGAGGGCTGATGTCTTATGAAGTGGGAAAAAAGGCTCTTGATTTTCTTATTGAAAATTCAGGAACCAGAAAAAATCTGGAGGTGGATTTTTTCGGAGGAGAACCCCTTATGAATTGGGATGTGGTGAAGAAGCTGGTCGCATATGGACGTGAACAGGAAAAGCTTTATAACAAGAATTTTAGATTTACGTTGACGACCAATGGAATCCTGCTGGACGACGAGGTCATGGAGTTTGCCAATCGGGAGATGGGGAATGTTGTTCTCAGTCTGGACGGACGAAAAGAGGTCAACGATAAATTAAGAGTATCCAGAAATGGCAAAGGCTCTTATGATACCATTCTGCCTAAATTTTTAAAGATGGCAGAAGAACGAAATCAGCAAAATTATTATATTCGGGGAACCTATACGCATTACAATACCGACTTTGCCAATGATATATTACACATGGCAGATCTGGGCTTTAAAGAACTCTCCATGGAGCCTGTAGTGGCGTCTCCGGAAGCGGATTACGCCTTGACGGAAGAGGATCTTCCAAAGCTTCTGGCAGAATATGACCGCCTTGCCTGTGAGATGATCAAGAGAAAGAAAGAGGGAAAAGACTTTCATTTCTATCACTATACCATTGATCTGGCAGGAGGACCCTGTATCGTAAAACGAATCTCCGGATGCGGCGTAGGGACGGAATATCTGGCTGTTACACCGGAAGGGGATTTATATCCCTGTCATCAATTTGTAGGAGACGAGCATTTCCTGTTGGGCAATGTCTTTGAAGGAATAAAAAATGCTGATGTATGTGATGAATTTAAGGCTTGTAATATTTATTCCCACGAAGAATGCAAGAATTGCTTTGCCCGCATGTATTGCAGCGGCGGTTGCGCAGCCAATGCTTACCATACCACGGGGAGCATCTCAGGCGTGTATGATTTCGGATGCGAGCTGCATAAAAAAAGAATTGAATGCGCTATTATGATTCAGGTAGCTGAAAGATTTGGGCAGAATTAA
- the scfA gene encoding six-cysteine ranthipeptide SCIFF, which translates to MKRIQTIETRNLVDSAKKGGCGECQTSCQSASKTSCSVANQQCEQLKK; encoded by the coding sequence ATGAAAAGAATACAGACTATTGAAACAAGAAATCTTGTGGATTCAGCTAAGAAAGGCGGATGCGGAGAATGCCAGACATCCTGCCAGTCAGCAAGCAAGACTTCATGCAGCGTTGCTAATCAGCAGTGTGAACAGCTAAAGAAATAA
- a CDS encoding D-alanyl-D-alanine carboxypeptidase family protein, which translates to MELSKIYEHKNIPKTKRFFSSKFFRAGIFFTLIVSLIITYLLLPPISKETSAAAPPDISAKQAILIDAANGKILYERNATDKAYPASTTKIMTALLTIETAERLHSDLTQKVKIPAEAVGVEGSSIYLAPDETVSIEDLLYGMMLRSGNDAATALACIIGGNQQNFVDMMNARAHRLGCTDTNFLNPSGLFDENHYTTAADMARISRAAMKSETFKKIVAAETWQAGRAPDKYNYFYNKNKVVHQYKGGNGIKIGYTKASGRTLVASAQRDGKQLICVVMEAPDWFNDSYKLMDYGFSLK; encoded by the coding sequence ATGGAATTAAGTAAAATCTATGAGCATAAAAACATTCCCAAGACAAAACGATTTTTTTCTTCTAAGTTCTTCCGGGCAGGTATCTTCTTTACTCTTATTGTAAGCTTGATTATAACGTACCTCTTATTGCCGCCTATCTCCAAAGAGACCTCTGCCGCAGCCCCTCCGGACATCTCTGCCAAACAGGCCATCCTTATCGATGCAGCTAACGGCAAGATTCTTTATGAACGCAATGCCACCGATAAGGCTTACCCTGCCAGCACGACCAAGATCATGACCGCATTGCTTACCATTGAAACCGCAGAGCGTCTGCATAGCGATCTGACTCAAAAGGTGAAGATTCCCGCCGAAGCCGTGGGCGTCGAAGGTTCTTCCATCTATTTGGCTCCGGATGAAACGGTCAGTATTGAAGATCTTCTATACGGCATGATGCTGCGCTCCGGAAATGATGCCGCTACCGCTTTGGCCTGTATCATAGGCGGCAATCAGCAAAATTTTGTGGATATGATGAACGCCCGAGCCCATAGGCTTGGATGCACGGATACAAACTTCTTAAACCCCAGCGGACTTTTTGATGAAAATCATTATACTACCGCTGCCGACATGGCCCGTATATCCCGAGCGGCTATGAAGAGCGAAACCTTCAAAAAAATTGTTGCTGCGGAGACATGGCAAGCCGGCAGAGCTCCCGATAAATATAATTACTTTTACAACAAAAATAAAGTCGTTCACCAATACAAAGGAGGAAACGGAATCAAAATCGGCTACACAAAGGCATCCGGAAGAACGCTGGTCGCCTCGGCCCAGCGAGATGGGAAACAGCTAATTTGCGTCGTCATGGAAGCTCCTGACTGGTTCAACGACTCCTACAAGCTGATGGATTACGGTTTTTCTTTAAAATAA
- the scpB gene encoding SMC-Scp complex subunit ScpB — protein sequence MTTKKTIKSAFESMMFVWGEPLDVKTAAEVFNMNWKDAYDYFLELKQEYEQEGRGIRIVEVNKCFQFVTDADNSSYIERLCTPVKEKKLSQSALEVLAIIAYKQPITKGEIDSIRGIKCDRVIEGLMKKELIQEKGRSNAIGRPILYGTTDAFLKHFGFESIQDLPDIENIESAVAAGDPEDEVYAQQIALDFDT from the coding sequence ATGACAACTAAAAAAACGATTAAATCTGCTTTTGAGTCGATGATGTTTGTATGGGGAGAGCCTTTGGACGTAAAAACAGCAGCAGAGGTATTTAACATGAATTGGAAAGATGCCTATGATTATTTTCTGGAATTAAAACAGGAATATGAGCAGGAAGGCAGAGGAATAAGAATAGTGGAAGTGAACAAGTGCTTTCAGTTTGTGACGGATGCCGATAATTCTTCCTATATTGAAAGGCTGTGTACGCCGGTAAAGGAGAAAAAACTATCTCAGTCGGCTTTAGAAGTTTTGGCCATTATTGCCTATAAACAGCCGATTACAAAGGGCGAAATTGATTCGATCCGGGGAATCAAATGCGATCGGGTCATAGAAGGGCTGATGAAAAAGGAATTGATCCAGGAAAAAGGCCGGTCCAACGCCATTGGAAGGCCTATTCTTTATGGAACTACAGACGCATTTTTAAAGCACTTCGGATTTGAAAGCATACAGGATCTACCCGATATAGAGAACATAGAAAGCGCTGTTGCGGCAGGCGATCCTGAGGATGAGGTGTATGCCCAACAAATCGCACTAGATTTTGATACGTAA
- a CDS encoding segregation and condensation protein A — protein sequence MAYKVKLDIFEGPFDLLVYLIENAEMSIYDIQVAEITEQYLAYLEQMQEADVNVATEFMVLAASLIEIKSKMLLPRSTPVEEGVVEEDPRTELVEKILEYKKFKAAAELLEGYEDEKMRSFEKPKEDLEPYRNEADEFLSLDIKQFVSAFNLFLRKKQRIEEVRKHYTRVERQKQSIEMKVQYIVDFFKKHCFKKVSFKELINGESDRYDVVLTFTSMLQMIRDRLVRVEQQRAFGDMEIELMPPAEEHGGMIGEWDDN from the coding sequence ATGGCATATAAAGTAAAATTGGATATCTTTGAAGGCCCCTTTGACCTACTGGTATATTTAATTGAAAATGCAGAAATGAGTATCTATGATATTCAGGTCGCAGAAATCACGGAACAGTATCTGGCATACCTGGAGCAGATGCAGGAGGCAGATGTAAATGTGGCGACTGAATTTATGGTACTGGCGGCTTCGCTGATTGAAATTAAATCTAAAATGCTGCTTCCGAGAAGTACACCTGTGGAAGAGGGCGTTGTGGAAGAGGACCCGAGAACAGAGCTGGTCGAAAAGATTCTGGAATATAAGAAATTTAAGGCGGCGGCAGAGCTTTTGGAAGGTTATGAGGATGAAAAGATGCGAAGCTTTGAAAAGCCGAAGGAAGATCTGGAACCCTACAGAAATGAAGCAGATGAGTTCTTGTCGCTGGACATTAAGCAATTTGTATCGGCCTTCAATCTGTTTTTAAGGAAAAAACAGCGGATTGAAGAGGTCAGAAAACATTATACAAGAGTGGAAAGACAAAAACAGAGTATTGAAATGAAGGTTCAATATATCGTAGATTTTTTTAAAAAGCACTGTTTTAAAAAGGTATCGTTTAAGGAACTAATAAACGGCGAAAGTGACCGGTATGACGTGGTTCTTACCTTTACCTCTATGCTCCAGATGATCCGGGACAGGCTGGTTCGGGTGGAGCAGCAACGGGCTTTCGGTGATATGGAAATAGAGCTGATGCCGCCCGCAGAAGAGCACGGTGGTATGATAGGAGAATGGGATGACAACTAA
- a CDS encoding DMT family transporter: MNIFERNVKKVVILAVVAAAFSPIFVRLTSAPAMAIGFYRLAFALPVFAVMTLVRHREEALSMTKKQLGGCAVAGIFLAGHFFSWFTGIEHTSVASGSVLAMTDPFMILLISVFIFKEKTNKKAVAGVIVAFIGSVIISGSDYSISADTLFGDIMCLFAALFIGLYFIAGNKFRKGINAAVYVFFVFLFCWITFTIGMLVTGTPFTGYSANDMFWIFVMAMVCQIGAHAVFNWCLGYTSALYVATCENLETFISTGVAMVLFAEIPSIWQIVGGLTIVAGVMYYTRHEGDSNGI, translated from the coding sequence ATGAATATTTTTGAGAGAAACGTAAAAAAGGTAGTAATTTTAGCAGTAGTTGCAGCAGCATTTTCTCCGATCTTTGTTCGGCTCACTTCTGCACCCGCCATGGCAATCGGATTTTATAGGCTGGCTTTTGCCCTTCCTGTATTTGCAGTGATGACCCTGGTGAGACACCGGGAAGAGGCTTTGTCCATGACGAAAAAGCAGCTGGGCGGCTGCGCTGTTGCCGGTATATTTCTGGCAGGGCACTTTTTTTCATGGTTTACAGGAATAGAGCATACCAGTGTTGCCAGCGGAAGTGTTTTAGCCATGACGGATCCGTTTATGATCCTGCTGATTTCCGTTTTTATCTTTAAAGAAAAGACAAATAAAAAGGCAGTAGCAGGAGTTATTGTTGCCTTTATAGGAAGCGTTATCATATCGGGAAGTGACTACAGCATTTCTGCCGACACCCTGTTCGGAGATATTATGTGCCTGTTTGCGGCATTATTTATAGGTTTGTATTTTATTGCCGGTAATAAGTTTAGAAAGGGCATCAACGCAGCCGTATATGTATTTTTTGTCTTTTTGTTCTGCTGGATTACCTTCACCATTGGAATGCTGGTGACCGGAACGCCTTTTACCGGATACAGCGCAAATGATATGTTCTGGATCTTTGTAATGGCCATGGTGTGTCAGATTGGCGCACATGCCGTATTCAACTGGTGTCTGGGATATACCTCCGCCTTATATGTGGCAACTTGTGAGAATTTAGAGACGTTTATTTCAACGGGAGTAGCGATGGTCTTATTTGCCGAAATTCCTTCTATCTGGCAGATCGTAGGCGGTCTTACCATCGTTGCGGGTGTCATGTATTACACAAGACATGAGGGCGACAGCAATGGCATATAA
- the mtnA gene encoding S-methyl-5-thioribose-1-phosphate isomerase, protein MTSFMSPIKYEHEKMYLLDQTLLPGQEVYLEIQNKEDLWEAIYKLKVRGAPAIGVAAACGIYVCTRDMAAASFEEFCHAFHEVKEYLASARPTAVNLFWALNRMEAKLLSLKEKAKTETWERAQIHITQELKEEARKIYQEDVDSCYAMGKYGLSLLKPGMGILTHCNAGTIATAKYGTCLSPLYLGQEQGYHFKVFADETRPLLQGARLTSWELDKAGIDVTLICDNMASIVMKNGWIDAVVVGCDRMAANGDGANKIGTSGVAILAKEYGIPFYMFVPTSTIDLNTPAGKDIHIEQRKGEEVYKMWYEKPMAPEGVKTYNPAFDVTDAKYITAVITEKGIMYPPYDINLPKVFEV, encoded by the coding sequence ATGACATCGTTTATGTCACCTATAAAGTATGAGCATGAAAAAATGTATCTTCTTGATCAGACCTTATTGCCGGGACAGGAGGTGTATCTTGAGATTCAGAACAAAGAGGACTTGTGGGAGGCGATTTATAAACTAAAGGTCAGAGGAGCGCCGGCTATTGGAGTAGCGGCAGCCTGCGGCATATATGTCTGCACCAGAGATATGGCAGCGGCGAGCTTTGAAGAATTTTGCCATGCCTTCCATGAAGTGAAGGAATACCTTGCTTCCGCAAGACCTACAGCGGTCAATCTTTTCTGGGCTCTCAACAGAATGGAAGCGAAGCTTCTCTCTTTAAAAGAAAAAGCGAAAACTGAAACATGGGAGAGGGCTCAGATACATATTACACAGGAGCTGAAAGAAGAAGCACGGAAAATTTATCAGGAAGATGTGGATTCCTGCTATGCCATGGGAAAATACGGGCTGTCTCTTCTGAAACCCGGGATGGGCATTCTGACCCACTGCAACGCGGGTACCATCGCAACGGCCAAATATGGAACCTGTCTGTCTCCATTGTATTTGGGACAGGAACAGGGATACCATTTTAAGGTTTTTGCGGATGAAACAAGACCGCTTTTACAGGGAGCCAGATTGACTTCATGGGAATTAGATAAAGCGGGGATAGATGTCACGCTTATTTGCGATAACATGGCTTCCATTGTCATGAAGAACGGCTGGATCGACGCTGTGGTGGTGGGCTGTGACCGAATGGCGGCAAACGGAGACGGGGCAAATAAAATTGGGACATCGGGAGTGGCCATATTGGCGAAAGAATACGGCATTCCCTTTTATATGTTTGTGCCTACTTCGACTATTGATCTCAATACGCCTGCCGGAAAGGATATTCATATTGAACAAAGAAAGGGTGAAGAGGTCTATAAGATGTGGTATGAAAAACCAATGGCTCCGGAAGGAGTAAAGACATATAACCCGGCCTTTGATGTGACGGATGCAAAATATATTACCGCCGTTATAACGGAAAAGGGCATCATGTATCCGCCTTATGATATAAATTTGCCCAAGGTATTTGAAGTTTAG
- the sdaAA gene encoding L-serine ammonia-lyase, iron-sulfur-dependent, subunit alpha — MYKNIKELLTLAQERNETLSQIVLENEVKHSEKSPEEILQIMSDRYEVMKNSAKKALEHPTSPEGNLICGIASTQYAYATGEKKNLCGDFINLVMARALSSSEVNASMGKICAMPTAGSCGIVPAVILSVAEERKAAEKDVLMAMITASGFGAIVTENATVAGAEGGCQAECGVAAAMAAAAAVELCGGTPLQSVTAFSLSLMNIMGLVCDPVGGLVQIPCAQRNASQAVNALLSADLAMAGVQSYIDADEVVEAMYKVGKLLPMQLKETALGGVAATCSGACLMKALPQL, encoded by the coding sequence ATGTATAAGAATATAAAAGAACTTTTAACATTGGCACAGGAAAGGAACGAAACGCTTTCTCAGATCGTACTGGAAAACGAAGTCAAACACAGCGAGAAGAGTCCGGAAGAGATCTTACAGATTATGAGCGACCGATATGAGGTCATGAAGAATTCGGCGAAAAAAGCCTTGGAGCATCCTACAAGCCCGGAGGGAAACCTTATCTGTGGAATCGCTTCCACGCAATATGCGTATGCAACCGGAGAAAAAAAGAATCTTTGCGGTGATTTTATCAATCTGGTTATGGCCAGGGCGCTTTCTTCCAGTGAGGTCAATGCGTCCATGGGTAAAATTTGTGCCATGCCTACGGCGGGGTCCTGCGGAATCGTGCCGGCGGTCATCCTATCTGTAGCGGAAGAAAGAAAAGCAGCGGAAAAAGATGTGCTGATGGCGATGATTACCGCTTCGGGGTTCGGGGCTATCGTAACGGAAAATGCCACGGTAGCAGGCGCCGAGGGCGGATGTCAGGCTGAATGCGGAGTTGCAGCCGCTATGGCGGCAGCTGCTGCTGTAGAACTTTGCGGAGGCACACCTTTGCAGTCCGTGACCGCTTTCAGCTTGTCGCTTATGAACATCATGGGGCTGGTATGCGATCCGGTGGGCGGTTTGGTACAGATTCCATGTGCGCAAAGAAATGCTTCTCAGGCGGTCAATGCACTGCTTAGTGCGGATTTAGCCATGGCGGGCGTTCAAAGCTATATTGATGCAGATGAGGTCGTGGAAGCCATGTACAAGGTGGGCAAGCTTTTACCTATGCAGCTGAAAGAGACAGCGTTGGGCGGAGTAGCGGCGACCTGCAGCGGAGCGTGTTTAATGAAAGCCCTGCCGCAGCTGTAA
- the sdaAB gene encoding L-serine ammonia-lyase, iron-sulfur-dependent subunit beta, which yields MNTSIFQVAGPVMIGPSSSHTAGAAKIGRIARQIVNGDFDRVTFGLYGSFDKTGKGHGTDKALLAGVMGIREDDERISKSFELAEQDNLEFEFYSVDLPGAHENSVIITFYKNGEIRSRIQGASVGGGNVRIVKIDGYEIGISGELPTIFVKQNDQKGVISHVATILADNGINIATMKVSRMQKKQDAICVIEIDDSIDEEILNQLKAHPYIQIVRFIACA from the coding sequence ATGAACACGAGTATTTTTCAGGTAGCAGGGCCGGTCATGATTGGTCCCTCCAGCTCACACACTGCTGGGGCGGCTAAAATCGGCAGGATAGCCAGACAGATTGTAAACGGAGATTTTGACCGGGTGACGTTTGGCCTTTACGGTTCCTTTGATAAAACGGGAAAGGGGCATGGGACGGATAAGGCGCTGCTGGCCGGTGTCATGGGAATAAGAGAAGATGACGAACGGATTTCCAAATCCTTTGAGCTTGCTGAGCAGGATAATCTTGAATTTGAGTTTTATTCTGTTGATCTTCCCGGAGCTCATGAAAATTCGGTGATCATCACCTTCTATAAAAATGGAGAGATCCGGTCAAGGATACAAGGGGCTTCCGTAGGGGGAGGAAACGTAAGAATTGTGAAGATAGACGGATATGAAATTGGTATCAGCGGAGAGCTTCCCACGATATTTGTCAAACAAAATGACCAAAAGGGCGTCATCAGTCATGTGGCTACGATTTTGGCAGACAATGGAATCAATATTGCAACGATGAAGGTCAGCCGTATGCAGAAAAAACAGGATGCCATCTGTGTGATTGAAATTGATGATTCCATTGACGAAGAGATACTGAATCAGCTCAAGGCTCATCCATATATTCAAATCGTACGCTTCATTGCCTGCGCATAG